One Myxococcus guangdongensis genomic window, CTGCCCGACAGCCTCGCCTACGTCCTCTACACCTCCGGCTCCACCGGCACTCCCAAGGGCGTCCTCTCCACTCAGCAGAATGTCGTCCACTGCTTCGACGCCTTCGACTCCCTCTACTCCACCTCCCCGGGACACACCTGGGCCGCCTCCGGCAGCCTCTCCTTCGATATCCACCAGGAGGAAATCCTCTTCAGCCTCTCCCGTGGCGCTCGCGTCATCCTCCGCGACGTCGGCCCTCTCGGCCTCGGCCATGACATCCGCCGCCACGCCGTCTCCCACGTCGTCATCACCCCCTCCTCCCTCGCCACCGCTCTCGAGGAGCCCGGTGCTCTCGACTCCTTCCGCTCCCTCTCCGTCCTCGTCACCGGCGGTGAAGTCCTCCCTGACTCTCTCGTCCAGTCCCTCGCGCTGACTTCCACCCGCCTCGTCAACACCTACGGGCCCACTGAAGCCAGCATCAACGTCGCCGCTGAAATCTCCCTCCCTCACCGGCCCGTACGTCTCGGCAGCCCTCTTCCCCGCTGCCAACTCTACGTCCTCGACGACTCCCTCCAGCCCCTTCCCCCCGGCGTCCCCGGCAACCTCTTCATCGGTGGCATCTGCCTGGCTCGCGGCTACCACGCCCTTCCTCACCTCACCGCTGAGCGCTTCATCCCCGACGCCTTCAGTGGCTCTCCCGGCGCTCGCCTCTACGACACTGGCGACAGGGCCCGCTGGAATGACGACGGCTCCCTCTCCTTCCTCGGCCGCTCCGACTTCCAACTCAAGCTCCGCGG contains:
- a CDS encoding non-ribosomal peptide synthetase; amino-acid sequence: MPDSLAYVLYTSGSTGTPKGVLSTQQNVVHCFDAFDSLYSTSPGHTWAASGSLSFDIHQEEILFSLSRGARVILRDVGPLGLGHDIRRHAVSHVVITPSSLATALEEPGALDSFRSLSVLVTGGEVLPDSLVQSLALTSTRLVNTYGPTEASINVAAEISLPHRPVRLGSPLPRCQLYVLDDSLQPLPPGVPGNLFIGGICLARGYHALPHLTAERFIPDAFSGSPGARLYDTGDRARWNDDGSLSFLGRSDFQLKLRGVRVEVEEIEAALLRLSGVRQAAVLPFRPSRDTFLVAFLVLDDGAPPLASLRDALASSLPEALVPSRFLSLPSLPFTTSGKVDRTALSSFDISTAEVPSSSDASPRGQAETLLSQLFADVLSLSHVPRDADFFSLGGHSLSATRLVSRIRLAFGVELPLAALFSSPTVAGLALVLSQHHDALPLPSPAPSSLPPLASFAQERLWFLHQL